The Mycolicibacterium boenickei genome has a segment encoding these proteins:
- the uraH gene encoding hydroxyisourate hydrolase, whose product MTVHVSTHVLDAVTGRPAAGVPVRLTTADGTVLAETRTDDQGRVTDLYTGDLGGVFRLRLDTAAYFTACGVTGFYPEVVISFHVDDPDGNYHVPLLLSPHAYSTYRGS is encoded by the coding sequence ATGACGGTCCATGTCAGCACGCATGTTCTCGACGCGGTCACCGGCCGGCCCGCCGCCGGGGTGCCGGTGCGGCTCACCACCGCCGACGGCACCGTCCTGGCCGAGACCCGCACCGACGACCAGGGCCGGGTGACGGACCTCTACACCGGCGATCTCGGCGGCGTGTTTCGTCTACGCCTGGACACCGCAGCGTATTTCACCGCTTGCGGCGTGACGGGTTTCTACCCCGAAGTGGTGATCAGCTTCCACGTCGATGACCCCGACGGCAACTACCACGTACCCCTGCTGCTTTCGCCCCACGCCTATTCGACGTATCGAGGAAGTTGA
- a CDS encoding ABC transporter ATP-binding protein, with product MTDTLADPMRDADARRLTSGLRIMFADVAKSFPTGTVAIDHVDLGIERGAFVAVVGPSGCGKSTLLRMAAGLDRPTTGAVALDTDSVGFIFQEPTLLPWRTVRANVELCAELNGTGRAATKRRAAESISAVGLDRFTDQLPNALSGGMKMRVSLARALTLSPEVMLLDEPFGALDEMTRLDMQVELQRLYAQRGFTAMFVTHSVSEAVYLADRVVVMTPRPGRIAGIVDIDFPYPRNPELRFTGEFTEHAAKISALLHGQAS from the coding sequence ATGACAGATACCCTCGCGGACCCGATGCGCGATGCGGATGCGCGGCGGCTCACCAGTGGCCTGCGCATCATGTTCGCCGACGTCGCCAAGTCGTTTCCCACCGGCACGGTTGCCATCGATCACGTCGACCTCGGGATCGAACGCGGCGCCTTCGTCGCGGTGGTCGGGCCTTCCGGATGTGGAAAGTCGACCCTGCTCCGGATGGCTGCCGGCCTTGACCGTCCGACCACCGGTGCGGTGGCGCTGGACACCGACTCGGTGGGGTTCATCTTCCAGGAACCGACGCTGTTGCCGTGGCGCACGGTGCGAGCCAATGTCGAGTTGTGCGCCGAGCTCAACGGTACGGGCCGGGCCGCGACCAAACGCCGTGCCGCCGAATCGATTTCGGCGGTCGGTCTCGATCGATTCACCGACCAGCTGCCGAATGCGCTCTCGGGCGGCATGAAGATGAGGGTGTCGCTGGCCCGCGCCCTGACCCTGTCGCCGGAGGTGATGCTGCTCGACGAGCCGTTCGGTGCGCTCGACGAGATGACTCGCCTGGACATGCAGGTCGAACTGCAGCGGTTGTATGCGCAACGTGGCTTTACCGCAATGTTCGTCACGCACTCGGTGTCCGAGGCCGTGTACCTGGCCGACCGCGTCGTCGTGATGACGCCCCGGCCCGGGCGGATCGCCGGCATCGTCGACATCGACTTTCCGTATCCCCGAAATCCAGAGTTGCGCTTCACCGGTGAGTTCACCGAACACGCCGCGAAGATCTCGGCCCTCTTGCACGGGCAGGCGTCATGA
- a CDS encoding PPOX class F420-dependent oxidoreductase → MAPTFADVAKANYVLLTTFTKDGRPKPTPIWSVPDGDRLLVITEADSWKVKRIRNTPRVTVAVCDMRGNPKSEAVEATATVLDRSHNGEIYDGIGRRYGLIGKTFNFFSKLRGGMEKNVGLELRAS, encoded by the coding sequence ATGGCTCCTACCTTCGCCGATGTCGCCAAGGCCAACTACGTTCTGCTCACCACTTTCACCAAGGACGGGCGACCCAAGCCGACCCCGATCTGGTCGGTGCCCGACGGTGATCGCCTGCTGGTGATCACCGAGGCGGACTCGTGGAAGGTCAAGCGGATCCGGAACACCCCGCGAGTCACCGTTGCGGTGTGCGACATGCGGGGCAATCCCAAGAGTGAAGCCGTCGAGGCCACCGCCACCGTCCTCGACCGATCGCACAACGGCGAGATCTACGACGGCATCGGCAGGCGGTATGGCCTGATCGGCAAAACCTTCAACTTCTTCTCCAAACTGCGCGGCGGCATGGAGAAGAACGTCGGGCTGGAACTGCGGGCGTCCTAG
- the uraD gene encoding 2-oxo-4-hydroxy-4-carboxy-5-ureidoimidazoline decarboxylase has translation MPGPIEEFNRLDRRQQVQLLSSVCSSPAWSHQLQARGPFVDLDELLDQADQVVATLPDVEIDAALDGHPRIGDRPDNPSSVREQAGMATAGAALRAELAAKNRAYEEKFGYVYLVCASGRSAEELLGILTGRLSNDAETERTVMRGELAKINRLRLARLF, from the coding sequence ATGCCGGGACCGATCGAAGAGTTCAACCGACTCGACCGGCGACAGCAGGTGCAGCTGCTGTCGTCGGTGTGCTCATCGCCGGCCTGGAGCCATCAACTGCAGGCGCGCGGGCCGTTCGTCGACCTCGATGAGTTGCTCGACCAGGCCGACCAGGTGGTGGCGACGTTGCCCGACGTCGAGATCGACGCCGCCCTCGACGGCCACCCACGCATCGGGGATCGCCCGGACAACCCGTCCTCGGTGCGGGAACAGGCCGGCATGGCCACCGCCGGTGCCGCCCTCCGGGCCGAACTCGCCGCGAAAAACCGTGCCTACGAGGAGAAGTTCGGCTACGTATACCTGGTGTGCGCCAGCGGGCGGTCGGCGGAGGAGTTGCTGGGCATTCTCACCGGGCGGCTCTCGAACGATGCGGAAACCGAGCGCACAGTGATGCGCGGCGAGCTGGCCAAGATCAACCGGTTGCGGCTCGCACGCCTCTTCTGA
- the pucL gene encoding factor-independent urate hydroxylase: MSTIILGKNQYGKAENRVVRIYRDTPRHEIRDVTVSTCLRGDFSAAHLTGNQADVLPTDTQKQTAYAYAKEKGLLAIEDYGLDLARHFVAEIAPVQGARVEIDEYAWQRVDVGGQGHNHTWVRAGQEVRTAAVTVDEDGEWVVGGLKDLVILKSTGSAFTGFLTDAYTVLEPAHDRVMATSLTAQWRFTTTKVAWDEVYRGVRALMTETFAVVASRALQQTLYEMGKAVLENYPMLAEIRLSAPNKHHFAYDLTRFGLENNNEVFHADDRPYGLIQATVTRDDAPPAGSAWDAQQGWLG, encoded by the coding sequence ATGTCAACAATCATTCTTGGCAAGAATCAGTACGGCAAGGCCGAGAACCGGGTGGTCCGCATCTACCGGGACACGCCGCGACACGAGATCCGCGACGTCACGGTATCCACCTGTCTACGCGGCGATTTCAGTGCCGCTCACCTCACCGGCAACCAGGCCGACGTGCTCCCCACCGACACCCAGAAGCAGACAGCCTATGCCTACGCCAAGGAGAAGGGGCTGCTGGCGATCGAGGATTACGGACTCGACCTGGCGCGTCATTTCGTCGCCGAAATCGCACCGGTGCAGGGCGCGCGGGTCGAGATCGACGAATATGCCTGGCAGCGAGTGGATGTCGGCGGTCAAGGGCACAACCACACCTGGGTCCGTGCCGGACAAGAGGTGCGAACCGCTGCGGTCACGGTGGACGAGGACGGAGAATGGGTGGTCGGCGGCCTGAAAGATCTGGTGATCCTGAAGTCGACCGGCTCGGCGTTCACCGGATTCCTCACCGACGCGTACACCGTTCTGGAACCCGCACATGATCGCGTAATGGCCACGTCCTTGACGGCGCAGTGGCGTTTCACCACAACAAAAGTCGCCTGGGACGAGGTCTATCGTGGCGTCAGGGCGCTGATGACGGAGACGTTCGCCGTCGTGGCGTCACGCGCCCTGCAGCAGACTCTCTACGAGATGGGCAAGGCGGTGCTGGAAAACTATCCGATGCTTGCCGAGATACGGCTGTCGGCACCGAACAAGCACCATTTCGCCTACGACCTCACGCGGTTCGGCCTGGAGAACAACAACGAAGTCTTCCACGCCGACGACCGCCCGTACGGGCTGATCCAAGCCACCGTCACCCGCGACGATGCGCCTCCGGCCGGTTCCGCCTGGGATGCCCAGCAGGGGTGGCTGGGCTAG
- the cobG gene encoding precorrin-3B synthase — protein sequence MTRTRDQDACPGALTVHQAADGALVRIRLPGGMITSGQLTALAQVAEQFGSPAMELTSRGNIQIRAVTDTDGAATALTAAGLLPSPTHERARNIVASPLSGRSGGVTDVRPLVVDLDRAIQADPVLADLPGRFWFSLDDGRGDVSGIDADAGVHAHDDGTFALLLSGCDTGIRLDAGDVVAALTEVAVRFVQIRGNAWRINELDDSSPLLDGLTMSAAPGATWPPTVTPPVGWIEQRDGDITLGAAVPLGVLQARVAQFLAAVETPLVITPWRSVLVCDVPEGVADTALRVLAPLGLVFDENSPWLRVSACIGSPGCAKSAADVRADAAEAVTTPTDTDVHRHFVGCDRACGSPPAGDVLVATEDGYRLRITPP from the coding sequence ATGACCAGGACCCGCGACCAGGACGCCTGCCCCGGTGCACTGACGGTGCACCAGGCCGCCGACGGTGCCCTGGTCCGGATCAGGCTCCCCGGCGGGATGATCACGTCGGGCCAACTGACCGCACTGGCCCAGGTGGCCGAGCAGTTCGGCTCGCCCGCAATGGAACTGACGTCTCGTGGCAACATCCAGATCCGGGCGGTGACCGATACCGACGGGGCCGCCACGGCGCTGACGGCAGCGGGCCTGCTGCCGTCACCGACCCATGAGCGGGCCCGCAACATCGTGGCCTCGCCGCTGTCCGGACGTTCGGGCGGCGTCACCGACGTGCGCCCGCTGGTTGTCGACCTCGACCGCGCCATCCAGGCCGATCCGGTGCTGGCGGACCTGCCGGGCAGGTTCTGGTTCAGCCTGGACGACGGCCGCGGCGACGTGTCCGGGATCGACGCCGACGCCGGGGTGCACGCCCACGATGACGGCACGTTCGCGCTGCTGCTGTCCGGGTGCGACACCGGGATACGACTGGATGCCGGTGACGTGGTGGCGGCCCTGACCGAAGTGGCCGTCCGGTTCGTCCAGATCCGCGGAAACGCCTGGCGGATAAATGAACTCGATGATAGTTCGCCACTGTTGGACGGCCTGACCATGAGCGCGGCGCCCGGAGCCACCTGGCCGCCGACGGTGACACCGCCGGTCGGCTGGATCGAGCAACGCGACGGCGACATCACACTGGGCGCCGCGGTGCCGCTGGGGGTCCTGCAGGCCCGGGTCGCCCAATTCCTTGCCGCCGTCGAGACCCCGCTGGTGATCACCCCGTGGCGCTCGGTCCTGGTGTGCGACGTCCCGGAGGGCGTCGCCGACACGGCCCTGCGCGTGCTGGCACCGCTGGGACTGGTGTTCGACGAGAACTCGCCGTGGCTGAGGGTCAGCGCCTGCATCGGCAGCCCCGGGTGCGCGAAGTCCGCCGCGGATGTGCGGGCCGACGCGGCGGAGGCGGTAACCACCCCCACCGATACCGATGTCCACCGCCACTTCGTGGGCTGCGATCGGGCCTGTGGCAGCCCGCCCGCCGGGGACGTGCTGGTGGCCACCGAGGACGGATACCGGCTGCGTATCACGCCCCCGTAG
- a CDS encoding isopenicillin N synthase family dioxygenase has protein sequence MTYNMTELQRESRMGALGTEREREVCRISLADLDTRRSQIADELWSAATDIGFFQLVDHGIDLAEVGRAFELAEAFFALPDEVKARRPKRFNSGWESLTQVRPSVGTPDQKESYQVTLSDMEGLWPTADELAGFAETIRAFEQHCWALAMEVLSLFADKLGFERDFFTRAHDPSAPTYQSTLRLLHYFAVPQEADLSGMWRAGAHTDFDCLTLLFQRAGQGGLQVCPGKETDTQQWTSIEPTDDTITCNIGDMLMRWSDDLLPSNFHRVRSPGPAEFRGSRYSIAFFAQANSEVVIAGPAGKYPPITAKDYLQQRINANFVR, from the coding sequence ATGACCTACAACATGACCGAACTGCAGCGCGAGAGCCGCATGGGGGCACTGGGCACGGAACGCGAGCGCGAGGTCTGCCGTATCTCACTGGCCGACCTCGACACCCGGCGGTCGCAGATCGCCGACGAATTATGGTCGGCGGCAACCGATATCGGATTCTTCCAACTGGTCGACCACGGCATCGACCTCGCGGAAGTGGGCCGGGCGTTCGAGCTCGCCGAAGCCTTCTTCGCGCTGCCCGATGAGGTGAAGGCACGCAGACCGAAACGGTTCAATTCCGGCTGGGAAAGCCTGACCCAGGTGCGTCCGTCGGTGGGCACACCCGACCAGAAGGAGTCCTACCAAGTCACTCTGTCCGACATGGAAGGGCTGTGGCCGACGGCAGATGAACTGGCCGGGTTCGCTGAAACGATACGGGCTTTCGAGCAACACTGTTGGGCGTTGGCGATGGAAGTGCTCTCCCTGTTCGCCGACAAGCTGGGCTTCGAACGTGACTTCTTCACCCGCGCCCACGATCCGTCCGCACCGACATACCAGAGCACGCTGCGGTTGCTGCACTACTTTGCCGTCCCGCAGGAAGCGGACCTGAGCGGTATGTGGCGCGCCGGCGCCCACACCGACTTCGACTGCCTCACCCTGCTGTTTCAGCGTGCCGGGCAAGGTGGGCTGCAGGTGTGCCCCGGCAAGGAGACCGATACCCAGCAGTGGACCTCGATCGAGCCGACCGATGACACCATCACCTGCAACATCGGGGACATGCTGATGCGGTGGAGCGACGACCTGCTGCCGTCGAACTTCCACCGGGTGCGCAGCCCGGGACCTGCTGAGTTCCGTGGCTCTCGCTACAGCATCGCGTTCTTCGCGCAGGCGAACAGCGAGGTGGTGATCGCAGGACCGGCCGGGAAGTATCCGCCGATCACCGCGAAAGACTATCTACAGCAACGCATCAACGCGAACTTTGTCCGCTAG
- a CDS encoding nitrate ABC transporter substrate-binding protein, with protein MRNSLARRLGSTAVALAVLCLPACAYGSHEAVEATSLEPAGDAQNLAEVCPADIGIQLQWQPQSDMGAVFEMLGPGYRVDTNSKSVTGPLVAGGKDTGVDLTLKSGGPAIGFQSVTSQLYVDDSAMLGIVHGDQLIAAAAEQPVVGVTPLLKYSPSILMWDPHSYPTWKSVADIGKSDATVVVAKDQIFPQWMVKKGLLKPSQIDTNYDGAPSRFVSDPTITQQGFANSEPFTYEHDTPAWNKPVAYGLIKDAGYDIYASNVVVRADKLQEMSPCLAKLVPIIQQSGVDYAASPDRVNGTIVDVIAQDPTYSPYSKAEADYSATLLVEKGLLANEDDGSFGVYDQARIQRNLDDLRPVLADTGNRVPASTTAQQLFTNQFSDPAIALP; from the coding sequence GTGCGAAATTCGCTCGCCCGCCGTCTCGGCTCCACTGCCGTTGCTCTTGCGGTCCTCTGTCTGCCCGCCTGTGCCTACGGATCCCACGAAGCCGTCGAGGCCACGTCGCTCGAACCCGCCGGCGACGCGCAGAACCTCGCCGAAGTGTGTCCGGCCGATATCGGCATCCAGCTGCAATGGCAACCGCAGTCCGATATGGGGGCCGTGTTCGAGATGCTCGGTCCTGGATACCGAGTCGACACGAACTCGAAGTCGGTCACGGGGCCGCTCGTGGCCGGCGGCAAGGACACCGGGGTGGACCTGACGCTGAAATCGGGCGGCCCCGCCATCGGATTCCAGTCGGTGACCTCACAGCTCTACGTGGACGATTCCGCCATGCTCGGGATCGTGCACGGAGATCAGTTGATCGCGGCGGCCGCCGAGCAACCGGTCGTCGGGGTCACGCCACTGCTCAAGTACAGCCCCTCGATTCTCATGTGGGACCCGCACAGCTACCCGACCTGGAAGTCCGTCGCGGACATCGGAAAGTCCGATGCCACAGTGGTGGTCGCCAAGGATCAGATCTTCCCGCAATGGATGGTGAAGAAGGGCTTGCTGAAGCCGTCCCAGATCGACACCAATTACGACGGGGCGCCATCGCGATTCGTCAGCGATCCGACCATCACCCAACAGGGCTTCGCCAACTCCGAACCGTTCACCTACGAGCACGACACGCCGGCCTGGAACAAACCGGTCGCCTACGGCCTCATCAAAGACGCGGGCTACGACATCTACGCCTCCAACGTGGTCGTCCGCGCCGACAAACTGCAGGAGATGTCGCCCTGCTTGGCGAAACTGGTCCCGATCATCCAGCAATCCGGGGTCGATTACGCCGCATCACCAGACCGGGTCAACGGCACCATCGTCGACGTCATCGCACAGGACCCCACCTACTCGCCCTACAGCAAGGCCGAGGCCGACTACAGCGCCACGTTACTGGTCGAAAAGGGACTGTTGGCCAACGAGGACGACGGGTCCTTCGGCGTCTATGACCAGGCACGAATCCAGCGAAACCTCGACGATCTCCGTCCCGTCCTTGCCGACACCGGCAACCGGGTTCCGGCGTCGACGACCGCGCAGCAACTGTTCACCAACCAGTTCAGCGATCCGGCCATCGCCCTCCCCTGA
- the cobN gene encoding cobaltochelatase subunit CobN has product MLAPTVLLLSTSDTDLITARASGARYRWANPSRLVTGELEELLDGADIAVIRILGGYRAWQDGIDTVVASGLPTVVVSGEQSPDAELMGHSTAPQGAALQTHIYLAQGGLENLANLHSFLSDTLLMTGFGFAAPVTTPSWGVLERPATAAADGAPTVAVLYYRAQQLAGNTAYVEALCDAVEQAGGRALPVFCASLRTAEPELLELLGTADALVTTVLAAGGATPAAVGAGGSDDSWNVAHLAALDIPILQGLCLTSSRDQWSDNDDGMSPLDVATQVAVPEFDGRIITVPFSFKEIDSEGLISYVADPERCARVAGLAVRHARLRAIPAAEKRVAVVFSAYPTKHARIGNAVGLDTPASAVALLRAMRDAGYDIGDIPGLDSGDGDALIHTLIEKGGQDPDWLTAEALAANPIRVPAKDYRAWFATLPAELADAVVEHWGPPPGELFVDRSSDPDGEIVIAAVQAGNVVLIVQPPRGFGENPVAIYHDPDLPPSHHYLAAYRWLDSSFPGSFGAHAVVHLGKHGNLEWLPGKTLGMSAACGTDAALGDLPLIYPFLVNDPGEGTQAKRRAHATLIDHLIPPMARAETYGDIAKLEQLLDEHSTVSALDPGKLPAIRQQIWTLMRAAKMDHDLGLEDRPDEDSFDDMLLHVDGWLCEIKDVQIRDGLHILGQKPTGEGELDLVLAILRARQLFGGEQTVPGLRQALGLIEDGSDDRAAVDAAEAGARQLVAALQESGWDASAVAKITDNPEVARILRFAATEVVPRLAGTECEIDQVLRALSGGFIASGPSGSPLRGLVNVLPTGRNFYSVDPKAVPSRLAWETGVAMADSLLDRYRTDYGHWPQSVGLSVWGTSAMRTAGDDIAEVLALLGVRPVWDDASRRVVNLEPIDLAELGRPRIDVTVRISGFFRDAFPHVVTMLDDAVALVAGLDESAQDNYVRAHSQADLAEHGDQRRATTRIFGSKPGTYGAGLLQLIDSRNWRDDADLAEVYTAWGGFAYGRGLDGAPAADDMNRAYRRIAVAAKNTDTREHDIADSDDYFQYHGGMVATVRALTGQAPAAYIGDNTRPDAVRTRTLSEETNRVFRARVVNPRWITAMRRHGYKGAFEMAATVDYLFGYDATAHVMADWMYERLSAEYVLDDENRKFMSESNPWALHGMAERLLEAAGRGMWAEPEQATLDGLRQVLLETEGELEG; this is encoded by the coding sequence GTGTTAGCTCCCACCGTCCTGCTGCTGTCGACCTCGGACACCGACCTGATCACTGCCCGTGCCAGCGGGGCCCGGTACCGCTGGGCCAACCCGTCGCGGCTGGTCACCGGCGAACTTGAGGAACTGCTCGACGGTGCCGACATCGCGGTGATCCGGATACTCGGCGGCTACCGGGCCTGGCAGGACGGCATCGACACCGTGGTGGCCAGCGGCCTGCCGACGGTGGTGGTCAGCGGCGAGCAATCGCCAGACGCCGAACTGATGGGACATTCCACCGCCCCGCAGGGTGCGGCCCTGCAAACCCACATCTACCTGGCGCAGGGTGGGCTGGAGAATCTGGCGAACCTCCACTCGTTCCTGTCCGACACCCTGCTGATGACCGGTTTCGGCTTCGCCGCCCCGGTGACCACCCCGAGCTGGGGTGTGCTGGAACGCCCCGCCACCGCAGCGGCCGACGGCGCACCCACGGTCGCCGTCCTCTACTACCGGGCCCAGCAACTGGCCGGGAACACCGCCTACGTCGAGGCGCTGTGCGACGCCGTCGAACAGGCCGGCGGCCGCGCACTGCCGGTGTTCTGCGCATCCCTGCGCACCGCCGAGCCCGAACTCCTCGAGCTGCTCGGCACCGCCGATGCACTCGTCACCACTGTGCTCGCGGCCGGAGGTGCCACCCCGGCGGCGGTCGGCGCGGGAGGAAGCGACGATTCCTGGAACGTCGCCCACCTTGCCGCACTGGACATTCCGATCCTGCAGGGGCTGTGCCTGACCAGTTCGCGGGATCAATGGTCAGACAACGACGACGGGATGTCGCCGCTGGACGTCGCCACCCAGGTCGCGGTGCCCGAGTTCGACGGCCGCATCATCACAGTGCCGTTCTCCTTCAAGGAGATCGATTCCGAAGGGCTGATCTCCTACGTGGCCGACCCCGAGCGCTGCGCGCGGGTCGCCGGACTGGCCGTGCGTCACGCCCGGTTGCGTGCCATCCCGGCGGCGGAAAAGCGGGTGGCCGTCGTCTTTTCGGCCTATCCCACCAAGCACGCCCGCATCGGCAACGCCGTCGGCCTGGACACCCCGGCCAGCGCGGTCGCACTGCTGCGGGCCATGCGCGACGCCGGGTACGACATCGGTGACATCCCGGGTCTGGACTCGGGAGATGGCGACGCCCTGATCCACACCCTGATCGAGAAGGGCGGGCAGGACCCGGACTGGCTCACCGCCGAGGCGCTGGCCGCCAACCCGATTCGGGTCCCGGCCAAGGACTACCGGGCCTGGTTCGCCACGCTGCCCGCCGAACTCGCCGATGCCGTCGTCGAGCACTGGGGCCCGCCGCCCGGTGAGCTCTTCGTCGACCGCAGCAGCGATCCGGACGGCGAGATCGTCATCGCGGCCGTCCAGGCCGGAAACGTGGTGCTGATCGTGCAGCCGCCGCGCGGCTTCGGCGAGAACCCCGTGGCGATCTATCACGACCCCGATCTGCCGCCCAGCCACCACTATCTCGCCGCTTACCGTTGGCTGGATTCGTCGTTCCCGGGCTCGTTCGGTGCGCATGCGGTGGTGCACCTGGGCAAGCACGGCAACCTGGAATGGCTGCCCGGCAAGACGCTCGGCATGAGCGCGGCTTGTGGCACCGACGCGGCGCTCGGCGACCTGCCGCTCATCTACCCGTTCCTCGTCAACGATCCAGGGGAGGGCACCCAGGCCAAGCGCCGGGCCCACGCCACTCTCATCGATCACCTGATCCCACCCATGGCGCGCGCCGAAACCTACGGCGACATCGCCAAACTCGAACAGCTGCTCGACGAGCACTCCACCGTATCGGCGCTGGACCCGGGCAAGCTGCCGGCGATCCGCCAGCAGATCTGGACGCTGATGCGGGCCGCCAAGATGGACCACGACCTCGGCCTGGAGGACCGCCCCGACGAGGACTCCTTCGACGACATGCTGCTGCACGTCGACGGCTGGCTGTGCGAGATCAAGGATGTTCAGATCCGTGACGGCCTGCACATATTGGGGCAAAAGCCCACCGGGGAAGGCGAACTCGACCTGGTACTGGCCATCCTGCGGGCCCGGCAGCTGTTCGGCGGCGAGCAGACCGTGCCCGGGCTGCGTCAGGCGTTGGGCCTGATCGAAGACGGCAGTGACGACCGCGCGGCCGTCGACGCCGCCGAGGCCGGTGCCCGTCAACTGGTGGCCGCTCTGCAGGAATCCGGTTGGGACGCTTCTGCAGTCGCGAAGATCACCGACAACCCCGAGGTGGCCCGCATCCTGCGGTTCGCGGCCACCGAGGTGGTACCTCGGCTGGCCGGGACGGAATGCGAGATCGACCAGGTGCTGCGCGCCCTGTCCGGTGGCTTCATCGCCTCGGGGCCGTCCGGATCGCCGTTGCGCGGACTGGTCAACGTGCTGCCCACCGGGCGCAACTTCTACTCGGTGGATCCCAAGGCAGTGCCGTCCCGGCTGGCCTGGGAAACCGGTGTGGCGATGGCCGATTCGCTGTTGGACCGCTACCGCACCGACTACGGCCACTGGCCCCAGTCGGTCGGCCTGTCCGTGTGGGGCACCTCGGCCATGCGTACCGCCGGTGACGACATCGCCGAAGTGCTGGCTCTGCTCGGGGTGCGGCCGGTGTGGGACGACGCCTCGCGCCGGGTGGTGAACCTGGAGCCGATCGACCTCGCCGAACTGGGCCGCCCGCGCATCGACGTCACGGTGCGCATCTCCGGGTTCTTCCGTGACGCGTTCCCACACGTGGTCACCATGCTCGACGATGCGGTGGCGCTGGTGGCCGGGCTCGACGAATCGGCACAGGACAACTACGTGCGTGCCCACTCCCAGGCCGACCTGGCCGAGCACGGCGATCAAAGACGAGCCACCACAAGGATTTTCGGTTCCAAGCCGGGGACGTACGGAGCGGGCCTGCTGCAGTTGATCGACAGCCGCAACTGGCGTGACGACGCCGACCTGGCCGAGGTGTACACCGCCTGGGGCGGATTCGCCTACGGCCGCGGACTCGACGGCGCACCCGCGGCCGATGACATGAACCGGGCCTACCGGCGAATCGCGGTGGCCGCCAAGAACACCGATACCCGTGAACACGACATCGCCGACTCCGACGACTACTTCCAGTACCACGGCGGCATGGTCGCCACCGTGCGCGCGCTCACCGGACAGGCGCCTGCCGCCTACATCGGCGACAACACCCGCCCCGACGCGGTCCGCACCCGGACGCTGTCGGAGGAGACCAATCGCGTCTTCCGGGCGCGGGTGGTCAACCCGCGCTGGATCACCGCGATGCGCAGGCACGGCTACAAGGGCGCGTTCGAGATGGCGGCCACCGTCGACTACCTGTTCGGGTACGACGCCACCGCGCACGTGATGGCCGACTGGATGTACGAGCGCCTCTCGGCGGAATACGTGCTCGACGACGAGAACCGCAAGTTCATGTCCGAATCCAATCCGTGGGCATTGCACGGCATGGCAGAACGGCTGCTGGAGGCCGCGGGCCGCGGGATGTGGGCCGAGCCCGAGCAGGCCACCCTGGATGGGCTCCGTCAGGTGCTGCTGGAAACCGAAGGCGAGCTCGAGGGCTGA
- a CDS encoding precorrin-8X methylmutase, with translation MLDYIRDAAEIYRQSFATIRAEANLSRFPDDVSRVVVRLIHTCGQVDVADHVSYTDDVVTRAHAALAAGAPVLCDSSMVAAGITRSRLPADNEVVSLVADPRAPEMAAKLGFTRSAAAVDLWADRLGGAVVAIGNAPTALFRLLELLDEGAPVPAAVLGGPVGFVGSAQSKQELIERPRGMSYLVVTGRRGGSAMAAAAVNSIASEHE, from the coding sequence GTGCTCGACTACATCCGTGACGCCGCTGAGATCTACCGGCAGTCGTTCGCGACGATCCGCGCCGAGGCGAACCTGTCGCGTTTCCCCGACGATGTGTCGCGGGTGGTGGTCCGGCTGATCCACACCTGCGGCCAGGTCGACGTCGCTGATCATGTCTCCTACACCGACGACGTCGTGACCAGGGCTCATGCCGCACTGGCCGCGGGCGCCCCGGTGCTGTGCGACTCGTCGATGGTCGCAGCCGGGATCACGCGCTCCCGGCTGCCCGCCGACAACGAGGTCGTCTCGCTGGTGGCCGATCCGCGTGCCCCTGAGATGGCCGCGAAGTTGGGATTCACGCGCTCGGCGGCCGCGGTCGATCTGTGGGCCGACCGCCTCGGCGGTGCGGTGGTCGCGATCGGCAACGCGCCGACGGCCCTGTTCCGGCTGCTGGAACTGCTCGACGAGGGCGCGCCGGTACCGGCCGCGGTGTTGGGCGGACCCGTCGGATTCGTCGGCTCGGCCCAGTCCAAACAGGAACTGATCGAGCGCCCGCGTGGCATGTCCTATCTGGTGGTGACCGGCCGTCGCGGTGGCAGCGCAATGGCCGCGGCCGCCGTCAATTCGATTGCGAGTGAACACGAGTGA